TCGCGTACACCAAAAAATACGACGGCATAACCATGAAAGCCGCCGACATCCGCGTACCCGAAACCGAAATCAAAGCCGCCCATCGCAACGCCGACCCCAAATTCATCGAAATCATAGACGCAGCCGCGGCAAACATCCGCAAATTTCACGAAACCCAGCGACAAACATCCTACTTCATCGAAGACGGCGACGGCGTCATCCTCGGCAAACGCATCCTCCCCATCGAACGCGTAGCCCTGCTCATCCCCGGCGCGAGTGCCCCCTTATTCTCCACCCTGCTCATGGCCGCCATCCCCGCGCAAATCGCAGGCGTCCCGCACCTCTGCATCGCCACGCCCCCGCAGCCAAACGGCGCCATACACCCCGCCGTCCTCGCCACAGCCCATCACATAGGCATACGCGAAATCTACAAAGTATTTGGTGCTCAGGCCATCGCCGCACTCGCCTACGGCACCGAAACCATACCCCGCGTTGACAAACTCGTCGGACCCGGCAACCCCTATGTACAAATCGCAAAAAAACGCGTCTTTGGAACCGTTGACATCGACATGATCGCCGGACCCAGCGAAATCGTCGTCATCGCCGACCACACCGCAAACGCCAAACACATCGCCGCCGACCTCCTCTCACAGGCCGAACACGGCAGCGGATACGAAGCCGCAGTCTGCATCACACCCTCTGCCGACCTCGCAGCGCAAATCGCCGATGAAATCGTCCAACAAGCCGCCGATTTGACACACCGCGAAGCCATACAAAAAGCACTCGACCGCTTTGGTGCAATCGTCGTCGTGCGCGACCTCGCCGAAGGCATTGACCTCGCCAACCGCATGGCACCCGAACACCTCGAACTCATCGTCGCCGACCCATGGGCACACCTGCAAACCATTCGCCATGCCGGCGCCGTATTCCTCGGCGCGGCATCATCCGAACCCGTGGGCGACTACTACGCGGGCACCAACCACATCCTGCCCACAGCCGGTGCCGCCCGATTCGCGTCATCCGTTGGCGTTGACACCTTCACCAAAAACATCAGCATCTTACAATACACCGACCAGCGCCTGCAAAAAACCGCGGGCCACATCATCAGCATGGCCGAAACCGAGGGCCTCGACGCCCATGCCAATGCCATCAGGATCAGGATGCCATGACCTACCTCCAAAACATAAAACCCGAAGTCCGCGCCCTGCACGGGTACCATCTCACAGCCTACGACTGTCCCATCAAGCTCAACCAGAACGAAAGCCCATTTGACGTACCCGACAGCTTGAAAGACGACATCTTGCGCGCCGTCCGCGACAAATCCTGGTCGCGCTATCCCGAACCCATGCAAATGGACCTCGTCGAAGCACTCGCCGACCACGTGGGCGTCCAACCCGAAGGCCTCATCGTCTGTAACGGATCGAACACCCTCGTACAACTCGTCCTCGGCGTCGTATCCGCACCCGGTGTCCAGGTCGTCATCCCCTCGCCCTCATTCTCACTCTACGGTCTCTACACCGACATATTCAGCGGACGCGTCCTCGACATACCCCTCACGGAAAACTACGGCTTCGACATCCCGGCTCTATGCCGCGCTGCCAGCGAAAAAAACGTGCGCCTCATCATCCTCTGCTCCCCCAACAACCCCACGGGCTGCGCCATCTCAAACACAGACCTCGACAAACTCCTATCCAGCACCAGCGCCCTCGTCATGGTCGATGAAGCCTACGGCGAATTCTACACCCAGACCGCCATAGACCTCTTGCCCAAACACCCCAACCTCATCGTACTCAAAACCCTCTCCAAAGCATTTGGCGCCGCGGGCATCCGCATTGGATATCTCATCGCCCATCCCGACTTGCGCGACGAAATCATCAAAGGCAAAATCCCCTTTGACATCAACATCTTCTCGCACACAGCGGCCATGGCCATCCTCAACCACAAAGACCTCATACAAAAACGCATCGCCTTCATCTGCGCAGAACGCGAGCGCGTCTTCCAATCCCTCACCCAAATAGACGGCGTCACACCCTATCCATCACACGCCAACCTCATCCTCTTTGAAGTCGCCGACCCAGACCGCGTCTTCACCGGACTCATCGAACAAGGCGTACTCATCCGCAACGTCACATCCTATCCCATGCTCGACAGGGCGCTGCGCGTATCCATCGGCACCGAACGAGAAAACGACCTGTTTTTAGACGCCCTTAAAAGGACACTGTCTGAAGCGGTGTAAAACTGGTCGATTTCCAGACCAGTTCATCAGGATAGGCAGGATGAAAGGATGATCAGGATGAAAAGCAAAGACAAAACCTAATGACCCGAAAGACAAACCCATGTCAAAACCAACAGACATAAAAATCAAAACCGTCGCCACCTACTTCCTCCCCGTCCAAACGCGCATACCCTACCGCTTTGGCACCGAACAACTCGACAGCGTCACCTGCGTAAGAGTCCGCATCGACGTCGAAGACAGGCTGGGCAACACCGCTTCTGGCTGGGGAGAAACACCCTTGAGCGCGCCCTGGGCATGGCCATCGCCGCACCTCACATACGCCATCCGGGAAACCGCTATGAAAAACTTCTGCCTCAAAATCGGACGCGCCTATGCAGATATCGACACCGCCGGTCACCCCATCGAAATCGGCCACATAGTCCAGGAAAACATCCTCCCCGACCTCCTCTGGGCCTT
This portion of the Gemmatimonadota bacterium genome encodes:
- the hisD gene encoding histidinol dehydrogenase: MIEIIKYNRQSTPPKLDAILSRTPDFSAEQEATVWEIVHTVKKQGDRALLAYTKKYDGITMKAADIRVPETEIKAAHRNADPKFIEIIDAAAANIRKFHETQRQTSYFIEDGDGVILGKRILPIERVALLIPGASAPLFSTLLMAAIPAQIAGVPHLCIATPPQPNGAIHPAVLATAHHIGIREIYKVFGAQAIAALAYGTETIPRVDKLVGPGNPYVQIAKKRVFGTVDIDMIAGPSEIVVIADHTANAKHIAADLLSQAEHGSGYEAAVCITPSADLAAQIADEIVQQAADLTHREAIQKALDRFGAIVVVRDLAEGIDLANRMAPEHLELIVADPWAHLQTIRHAGAVFLGAASSEPVGDYYAGTNHILPTAGAARFASSVGVDTFTKNISILQYTDQRLQKTAGHIISMAETEGLDAHANAIRIRMP
- the hisC gene encoding histidinol-phosphate transaminase, encoding MTYLQNIKPEVRALHGYHLTAYDCPIKLNQNESPFDVPDSLKDDILRAVRDKSWSRYPEPMQMDLVEALADHVGVQPEGLIVCNGSNTLVQLVLGVVSAPGVQVVIPSPSFSLYGLYTDIFSGRVLDIPLTENYGFDIPALCRAASEKNVRLIILCSPNNPTGCAISNTDLDKLLSSTSALVMVDEAYGEFYTQTAIDLLPKHPNLIVLKTLSKAFGAAGIRIGYLIAHPDLRDEIIKGKIPFDINIFSHTAAMAILNHKDLIQKRIAFICAERERVFQSLTQIDGVTPYPSHANLILFEVADPDRVFTGLIEQGVLIRNVTSYPMLDRALRVSIGTERENDLFLDALKRTLSEAV